A region of the Nitrospirota bacterium genome:
GCATGATCAGTGCCCGGAAGCCAGAGCACATTGAGGCCCTGCATACGTCGCCAGCGTATCAGTATGTCCTGTAGGGAATGGTTCAACGCATGGCCGACATGGAGTGAGCCTGTGATGTTGGGTGGCGGAATCACGATGCAGTATGGTTGGCCTGGATGAGTCGGCGAGGCATGGAAATAGCCCTGCTGGCTCCAGACCTGAGACCAACGCGCTTCGACCGCTTTGGGGTCGTAGATTTTATCGAGCTGAGGTGTGCTCATCAAGTTTTCATCCGTCGTTCGTGAAGCGTGAAGCGTGAAGCGTGAAACGTCAGAATCCGGAAACGAACGACGCTTCACGAGATACGCTTCACGGGTTTTATGAGGGTCAACTGCCGTGCGGTTTCACGCCCCGCTTGAAACGCGTGGCATCTTAGCATGCGGATGGCGCCCTCTCAAAGCGACGTGGGAGACACAGATAGGCGTATCCCTGAGAACGCTGAAAAAGCCTGTCCAGCTGCATTCTCGACTTGAGGGGTGCCGAGCCCTATGTTATACAGACCCACACAAGGCGAGGGCGAAGGATTCGTTCCGCTTCCACTTTTTACAATTTGGAGAGACTATGGCCACAGGGCGTGAGAAAGACCGTAAGACGAGAAAGAAGCATCGAAAGAATATTGCACGGAAGAAGGCCTTGGTGGCAGCCAGTCGGGGGAAGGCTAAGAAGGGCAAGAAAGGGTAAAGCGAAGCAGGTTGAGGCTAAGGTCGAGGTTGAGCAAAGATCAGACTCTTTCCATCTCCGCCTTAACCTTAGCCTAAACCTCAACCTTCCCGAGAGCTGGCAGACTTTTTCAGCATCCTGCTAGGCAGCTCGTGTGAGGCGTGAAATCTCCGCTTTAATCTGCTCTTCGGCTAGGTTTGGTACGAGATGTAGAACGGCCTGTTCAACCTGCGTTTGGGCCGTTGTCTGAACGAGGGCTTCAACCACACCAGAAGTCTGTTTGGCGGCGGCCTCTTGAATCTCTGCTTTGACGAGTCCCTCAAGTGATTGGAGTTCCCCCCGTACCATATCGGACAGGGCGGTGCGCACAGCGTTGAGTTCTTCGCGGACGAATTGATCGATGCGCTCTTTGATCAGGGGGCTCGCGACTTCGGAAATGCTCTGACGAATGATGGGTGTGAAGAGAGACATTTCCTGTGAGAGGATTTTCGGAAACGCTCCCATGATCAACGGTTCAAGCGCCTGAGTCAACCGCGTTTCCGAGATGGCCTCGCCCATTTGTGTGCGTACCTCTGTTTCCACCGCTTTGGCGACGAGGGTTGCGAGATCTTTCCCTACCATCTTGGGGAGCAGCTCGACAATCTTTTTTTCCGTCCGTTCCGACATGGACTGAAGGAGTTGACCAAAGAGGCCCTTCATCGCTTCTTCCGGGCCGGCTGTTGAGGCCTGTGTTGCGCTGGTGGTAGTCACGGGGGGATCTTTCGGTTGGGGGTTGTGTGTGATGGCCTGTTCCTCTTCTTCCTCGGTTACGTTGTCATTGTCGAGGGCGTCATCATCGAAGTCGGTTGAGCTTGAGACGGGAGGCCAGGAGCGAGACTTCTTCTTTGTTCCGTTCTTTCTGGATGCCTGCTGTGTTTCCAAGTCCTTGATCACGTCGATGAGGCTTTCGGACTGAAACGGTTTGTTAAGAAAGGCCTTCACCCCCAGCGAACGGAGGTGGCCTTCATCCACACGATCGGAAGGGCTGGTGAGGGAGACGATATAGGTTTCTGCCAGGTTATCCAGCTTGTGGATTTCTTTGCAGAACCCCGAGAAGGTCATGCTCTCCAAATGATAGTCCGCGATGATGAGATTCGGACTCATCCGGCGTGCCGCTTCCAAGGCTGTTGGGCCATCCTGGAATCCCACGACATCGCATCCTTCCGGTTTCGAGATCTCCTCCACCAACCGGCGGACGGCGGGACTACTGTCGACGACAAAGATGGTCGAAGCCACCTAACCCTCCAATGTTATTGAACTATATCGAAGCTAACAGTGGGGGTATTCTTTGTCAAGAAATCGCATGATAGATGCGCGTTTTGACTTCAGATTTTTGAACTGACTACAATTCAGCCGCAGTAGGAATGTACGACCAATGAAAACCCCTATCCAGGTCATCTTTTTCGATGCAGCCGAGACCCTGTTTCACGTCAAGGGCTCAGTGGCGGAGATCTACTTGACTCATGCAGTTCAGCATGGGTTTCGGCAGACTCCTGATTCCCAGGCATTGATTACGCAAGCCTTTCAGCGCGCATTTCGCGACGCGCCGCCGCCGGTGTTTTCCACAACCGTTCCTGCCAGGTTAAAGGAATGTGAGCGGCTGTGGTGGTTCGACATCGTGCACAACGTGTTTTATCGCGTCGGGATGTTCGCGCGGTTCGATGAATTTTTCGAGCGGGTGTTTCAGGTGTTTGAAGATCCTCATTCCTGGGTCTTGTTTCCCGAAACTCATGCCGTGATGACCAGGCTGCGTGAAGAGGGGTTCGAGCTGGGGATCCTGTCCAACTTCGACTCTCGGCTTTTCCCTGTAATGCGGGGGCTCGGAATCGACGGGTTCTTCGATACCGTCACCATTGCAAGCCTCGCCAAGGCTGCCAAGCCGGCATCGAAGATTTTCGAAATCGCGCTTGAAAAACACGCATTCGATCCGGACGAAGCGATGCATGTGGGTGACAGTGTCCGGGATGATCTGGAAGGCGCAACAAGGGCTGGGCTGACCGGCGTGTTGTTGGATCGGACAGGGCGCACTCAGGCGCCGGGCGGGCATGTGATTCGAACCTTAGAGGAACTGCTTCCACTGTTAGGACGTTAAAAACGGTCTATCTGGTTCATTTGGTCGATCTGGTTAGTTTTCAAACCGATCACACGAGACAGACCGAATAGACCAGATAGACCGAACAGACCGGGTTAAAGCAGCTGCGGAACCAGATCTTTTGCGCGGCCTTGCAGCGAGAGGTCAACGAGGTTCGATTGCGGGGTGCTCTCGAGATTGATCTCAATGACCAGTGCTCCGACTGTCTTTGCGACTGACGCAAAGCCTGCGGCTGGGTAGACGACTCCTGACGTGCCGATCACAAGGAGGAGGTCGCAGCTACGGATGGCCTGGTCACAGCGACGCAGGTCTTCCTCCCAGAGCGATTCTCCAAACCAGACGATATGGGGCCGAAGTTGTGCATGGCACAGCCGGCAGGTCGGTAAGATGGAAAGAGGGACCTCCCGGTTTTCAGAGATGTCGCCGCAGCCTGTACAGCGAACCTTCCAGATATTGCCGTGAATCTCGGAGAGGCGTTGTGACCCGGCGGCGCGATGGAGTCCGTCAACATTTTGCGTAATCAGCCACATATGATCAGTCCATTGCCGTTCAAGCTCCACGAGCGCGTCATGGGCAGGATTCGGCTGTTTGGTGGCGATCAATTCTCTCCGCCAGTTGTACCATTCCCAGACCAGCCGAGGGTCCCGCTCAAAGGCCTCCGGGGTTGCGAGATCTTCCGCGCGAAAATTGCGCCACAAACCATCAATTCCTCGGAATGTCGGTACGCCACTATCGGCAGAAATGCCAGCTCCTGTGAGGATAGTCACGTTCCGGGCGGAGGCGAGGTGTGCGCGGGCGAGAAGAATCTGCTCGTCGGTGGCCATTCTTAGTTACCCAGGTGATCTCCGGCCCCCTAACAGCCTTCAGCCTATCTACCTATCAACCGGCGTCGATTCTAGCGCATTTCGAGGTGGCGAATCTGCGTGGTATAGTACGCCTCCCTTTCTTATGTGAGGTGAATGATGAAACAGATTCTCATGGTCGGGGCTGGGTCAGTCGGTGGATTTTTCGGCGCACAGTTGGCACAAGCGAATATTTCCGTGTCGTTCCTGCTCCGGCCCAAGACGCTCGCAGCAGTCAAGCAGAATGGCCTCACGATCCGCAGTGCCCAGGGTTCCTTCACCGTCCATCCACCGGCTGCGTCCGATCCGCGAGATCTCCCGAAGCCGGATCTGATCATCCTTTCCGTCAAGGCCTATGATCTGGATGAGGTGTTCACCCAAATCGAGCCGGTCCTGACGGATCGGACCGTCATCCTAACCCTGCAGAATGGAGTCGACACCGAAGACCGTATCGTGGCGCGTTTTCACCGGGATTGCGTCGTCGGCGGGATCGCCTATATCTATTCCAAGATCGCTGAGCCGGGCGTCATCGATCATTATAAGAAGGGGGCTGTGGCGATTGGAGAGATGATGGGCCATCACAGCGCTCGCCTGTTGGCCATCGCGGACCTCTTCAAGCAGGCGGGGATTCCTTGCCAGCTGGTCGACGACATCAGGCGTAGCAAGTGGGAGAAGCTTTGTTGGAATTGTGTCTTCAACCCCTTGACCGTGTTGATCGACGACAAGGTGGCCAAGGCGCTCGATCATCCCGAGATGCTGCGAGTGATTCACCAGCTCGTGGGTGAAATTGTGGCAGTGGCGGCCACAGCGAAGGTACCGCTTGCTGCCGATATGGCGGACAAGGTCGTGCGTTGGACTCAGGAGATTCGGGATATCCATACCTCGATGTATGACGATTGGAAGGCCGGTCGCCCGACTGAGATCGAATTTCTCAATGGGTATGTCGCGAAGCTCGGACGGCAATTCGGCATCCCGACGCCGCTGAACGATATGCTGACGGCCGTCATAAAGACCATCACGGAGCGGGATCGAACCGGTCCCGGCATCCTGCGGATCGAGGGGGCGGTGGTGCAGCCTGTCTCGCTCGATCGTGTTGCGATCGCATCGTTACCGGCAGAACAGCATCTCGATATTTCGACCGTGATGCCAGGTATGCAGGGCAAAGGGATTCGCCTCAAAGCTTTGCTGGATGTCCCGGCCCTGGCGATCAAGGCCGATCATGTGGCGGTACATTCGGGAGACGGAAAGTATTCAGCCTGTCTCACGCTGGAGCAGGCTAAATCATTCGGGGTGTTGGTCTATGAGCTCGATGGAGCACCGTTGCCGGAATCGAAGGGCGGACCGTTTCGATTAGTCACCCCGGGGCTTGGAGATCTGTGCGCGAACGTGAAGGGGGTGACGAGAATCGAGGTGACGATCGGAACGGGGAAGGACACGAGGCCAAAGAATTGCTAGCAGGGGAGGCGAGGGGACAGGCAACCATCCTTCTTGCTCGCAGAACGCGCACGATAGGAATGTGCTCGTTCGACGCGCGCAGAGTCGAAAATCGGGACATTCTGCATTTCTATCGATGTGCGGACGTGGAGGGGAGTGTTCAGCTTGTCGGTCAGTCATGGAACTGGTCATAGCGTAGAATGTTTCCGACCCCGTGGGTTTCTGCTGCTGTGACGCACGTGGCTGAGTCGCAACCGTTGGGTCCTCCAAGGGTGGAGCTGAAAAGGTTCCAGGAGCCATTGATTGTTGGATGCTCTGGGAGACGTATGAGATGGTATTCAAGTTATAGCGGATATGCTATAGTGTAATCGTGATCTGGGCCATATCCTTCTACAGTCAACGAGTAGAAGAAGAAATTCTCGCTCTGCCGGCCGGTATTCTTGCTCGTTTTCTCCTGTATGCCGAGAAGATGGAGACTTATGGCCCAGATCTTGGTATGCCGCACACTCGGGCCATGGGCGGAGGGATTTTTGAACTTGGGATCAAGGCTGCAGAGGGAATTGCGCGGGTGTTGTATTGCACCGTGGTCGGCCGCCGAGTTATTTTTCTTCACCAGTTCGTGAAGAAGACGGAGAAGACACCATCCAGGGAACTTGACCTCGCGCGGCGGCGGATGAAGGAGGTAAAGCATGACTAACACTCTCAAGCGATTCAAAGTACGTGCGCTTGTGCGTCCGGATGTGAAGAAGGCCTATGATGACTTGGCCGAGGAGTTTGCATTTCTCGATGAGCTGTTGAAGGCAAGGGCAGGGTCCGGCCTTACACAGGCGGAAGTTGCGGCTCGCATTGGCACGACTCAATCGGCCATTGCGCGTCTGGAGTCAGCCGAACCGAAGCATTCTCCCTCGATCGCCACGCTTCAAAAGTATGCGAAGGCTCTTGGCTACAAAGTAGAGATTCGTCTGATCAAGAACTCTCTCCGGCGTACGAGGGGCTCGACCGCACATGCTGCAAAGGTGGCAATGCGCCGTTCAGCCTAGTCCCCGCTTCGTTTCCTGCGGCATGCCACGCGCGGCTGAGGCGCAGCCGTTGGCTCTTCCAATGGTGGGTGCATGAAGACATTCAATGTGTATCGACACCCAGTCCAGGGTCTCGAAGCTGTGAAGGTCGGCTTCTCCTGGCCGGCGGCATCTGCCGGGCCGATATGGATGCTCGCCAAGCAGCTCTGGGGCTTGGCCGCTCTTTGGGTCGCCCTGTACTTATCCCTGTCACTGGTCGACCCCGGTACCGACAAATTCGAACCGGGTGTCGCTCAAGCTCTGATCTATCTTCATCTCGTCGTGGGATATTGTGCGCTCAGTCTCATACCAGGGCTCAAAGGAAACACATGGCGGGAGAGGAATCTCGTCCGGCGCGGATTCGAAATGGTCCGCACGGTTCAGGCTGAAACCCCCGAGGCGGCAATTTCGCAGGTGGCAGGTGAACCCTAGTCCAGTGGACCGGGCGCTGCGCTCCTCGGTGGGAAACAACAAGGGGGCGTGCCGTGAGGCACGCCCCCTGCATTCAGTGCCGTCAGAAAACTGCCGTGGTTACTTCAATGCGTCAATGCCGGCGCCGAAGTTAATGTGAAACGCCGCGCCATTCATCACTAAGGCCGGCACAGACTTCACGCCGGCAGCTTCAGCTTCTTTTATCCGCGCCTTGCTCGTGCCGAGGTGAACGTGCTCCACCGTATATTTCGCCGGATCCAGAGCGTTGGCGACGCTCTGTTCAGCCGCAACGCATACCGGACAGCCCGCGTGGTAAAAAATCGCTTTCGTTTTCATAATGATCCCCCTCCCGATGTGATGGTGTTGGTACGAGTGCCGTAATTCGGGCAGAATTGAAACTGCGTCCGACTCCAGCTAGTAGGCACCGTGTGGTGCCTCGATTGTCATGTGAAGTAACGTACTAATTATTTAATATTGAATGCAACAGGAAAATCCCGCCTCATGCTTTCAGCCTTCAGCCTCGAAC
Encoded here:
- a CDS encoding response regulator; its protein translation is MASTIFVVDSSPAVRRLVEEISKPEGCDVVGFQDGPTALEAARRMSPNLIIADYHLESMTFSGFCKEIHKLDNLAETYIVSLTSPSDRVDEGHLRSLGVKAFLNKPFQSESLIDVIKDLETQQASRKNGTKKKSRSWPPVSSSTDFDDDALDNDNVTEEEEEQAITHNPQPKDPPVTTTSATQASTAGPEEAMKGLFGQLLQSMSERTEKKIVELLPKMVGKDLATLVAKAVETEVRTQMGEAISETRLTQALEPLIMGAFPKILSQEMSLFTPIIRQSISEVASPLIKERIDQFVREELNAVRTALSDMVRGELQSLEGLVKAEIQEAAAKQTSGVVEALVQTTAQTQVEQAVLHLVPNLAEEQIKAEISRLTRAA
- a CDS encoding HAD-IA family hydrolase, whose product is MKTPIQVIFFDAAETLFHVKGSVAEIYLTHAVQHGFRQTPDSQALITQAFQRAFRDAPPPVFSTTVPARLKECERLWWFDIVHNVFYRVGMFARFDEFFERVFQVFEDPHSWVLFPETHAVMTRLREEGFELGILSNFDSRLFPVMRGLGIDGFFDTVTIASLAKAAKPASKIFEIALEKHAFDPDEAMHVGDSVRDDLEGATRAGLTGVLLDRTGRTQAPGGHVIRTLEELLPLLGR
- a CDS encoding NAD-dependent deacylase, with translation MATDEQILLARAHLASARNVTILTGAGISADSGVPTFRGIDGLWRNFRAEDLATPEAFERDPRLVWEWYNWRRELIATKQPNPAHDALVELERQWTDHMWLITQNVDGLHRAAGSQRLSEIHGNIWKVRCTGCGDISENREVPLSILPTCRLCHAQLRPHIVWFGESLWEEDLRRCDQAIRSCDLLLVIGTSGVVYPAAGFASVAKTVGALVIEINLESTPQSNLVDLSLQGRAKDLVPQLL
- a CDS encoding 2-dehydropantoate 2-reductase; translated protein: MMKQILMVGAGSVGGFFGAQLAQANISVSFLLRPKTLAAVKQNGLTIRSAQGSFTVHPPAASDPRDLPKPDLIILSVKAYDLDEVFTQIEPVLTDRTVILTLQNGVDTEDRIVARFHRDCVVGGIAYIYSKIAEPGVIDHYKKGAVAIGEMMGHHSARLLAIADLFKQAGIPCQLVDDIRRSKWEKLCWNCVFNPLTVLIDDKVAKALDHPEMLRVIHQLVGEIVAVAATAKVPLAADMADKVVRWTQEIRDIHTSMYDDWKAGRPTEIEFLNGYVAKLGRQFGIPTPLNDMLTAVIKTITERDRTGPGILRIEGAVVQPVSLDRVAIASLPAEQHLDISTVMPGMQGKGIRLKALLDVPALAIKADHVAVHSGDGKYSACLTLEQAKSFGVLVYELDGAPLPESKGGPFRLVTPGLGDLCANVKGVTRIEVTIGTGKDTRPKNC
- a CDS encoding type II toxin-antitoxin system RelE/ParE family toxin yields the protein MIWAISFYSQRVEEEILALPAGILARFLLYAEKMETYGPDLGMPHTRAMGGGIFELGIKAAEGIARVLYCTVVGRRVIFLHQFVKKTEKTPSRELDLARRRMKEVKHD
- a CDS encoding helix-turn-helix transcriptional regulator, coding for MTNTLKRFKVRALVRPDVKKAYDDLAEEFAFLDELLKARAGSGLTQAEVAARIGTTQSAIARLESAEPKHSPSIATLQKYAKALGYKVEIRLIKNSLRRTRGSTAHAAKVAMRRSA
- a CDS encoding DUF2628 domain-containing protein; amino-acid sequence: MKTFNVYRHPVQGLEAVKVGFSWPAASAGPIWMLAKQLWGLAALWVALYLSLSLVDPGTDKFEPGVAQALIYLHLVVGYCALSLIPGLKGNTWRERNLVRRGFEMVRTVQAETPEAAISQVAGEP
- a CDS encoding thioredoxin family protein is translated as MKTKAIFYHAGCPVCVAAEQSVANALDPAKYTVEHVHLGTSKARIKEAEAAGVKSVPALVMNGAAFHINFGAGIDALK